The Bacillota bacterium region TCCGGTTGATGTTAGGGTCTGGTGCTTCCATCATGAAGAAGAGGAAGGCCTGTAGGGGATCTTCCTCTAAGGTGAGCATGGCTACCAGTACCAAAGCCTGTACTACCTCGCTTTTTGCGCTATGGATGACATCCAGTTGGTACACGCGTTTTAGTTCCTTGAATAAAAGTTCGATGCTCCACCGCGCGCCATACAACAAGGCCACATCCTCCGCGCT contains the following coding sequences:
- a CDS encoding transposase — translated: SAEDVALLYGARWSIELLFKELKRVYQLDVIHSAKSEVVQALVLVAMLTLEEDPLQAFLFFMMEAPDPNINRKRLPDPWVKMADLPARLQPPGIQELAKDEAAGQYRIIC